The Cellulosimicrobium sp. ES-005 genome segment CTCGAAGCGCCGCGTCGGCGGCTTGCCGACGTCGTGCAGCAGCGCCGCGAGGCGGAGCACGAGGTCGGGGGCCGGGACCGCGCCGTCAGGCCCGGTCTCCTGGGCGATCGCCTGGTCGAGCACCGTGAGCGAGTGCTCGTAGACGTCCTTGTGCCGGTGGTGCTCGTCGATCTCGAGCTTGAGCGCGGGCAGCTCGGGCAGCACGTGGTCGGCGAGGCCGGTGTCCACGAGCACCTCGAGCCCGCGGCGCGGCGACGCCGCGCACAGCAGCTTCGAGAGCTCGTCCCGCACGCGCTCGGCGGACACGATCTCGATGCGCTCGGTCATGAGGACGAGCGCGGCGAGCGTCCCGCCGTCGACGTCGAACCCCAGCTGGGCCGCGAAGCGCGCGGCGCGCATCATGCGCAGCGGGTCGTCGTCGAACGACCGCTCGGGGGCGATCGGCGTGCGCAGCACGCGGCGCGCGAGGTCGTCGAGGCCGTCGAAGGGGTCGACGAACGTCATCTCCGGCACCCGGACCGCCATCGCGTTGACGGTGAAGTCCCGGCGCGACAGGTCTCCCTCGAGCGTGTCGCCGAACGCGACGGCCGGCTTGCGCGACGTCGGGTCGTACTCGTCCGTGCGGTACGTCGTCACCTCGACGACGAGGTCGTCGGCGGCTCCCCCCCGGCCGAACCGCTTGGCGCCGATCGTGCCGAACTCCTTGCCGATGTCCCAGTGCGCGTCGCCCCAGCGCGCGAGGAGCGCCTCGGTCTCGTCGGGCGACGCGGACGTGGCGAAGTCGAGGTCGTTGCTCGCCCGTCCGAGGAACGCGTCGCGGACGGGTCCGCCGACGAGCGCGAGCTCGTGACCGGCGGCGTGGAACGCCTCGCCGAGCTCGATCGCCGCGGGTGCCATCTCGGTGAGGACGGCGAGGGCGCGGCGCTGCAGGTCGAGCGACTGCGGCGTCGGCTGAGATGCCGGCGGGGGCGACGGCTGGGACGACGAAGGCTGGGGCACGACACCCAAGCCTGCCAGATGCGAGGCCCGCACCGGGGAGCCGGTCCCGGGGAGCCGACGTCCACTCGGTAAAGTTGGGACATGTCCACCCCTGCGCACGCCGACGAGCCCCGGAGGGATCCGGCGGGCGGGCGTGGCAACGGTCGCGGGCAGCCCCTCCCGGTCCCCGC includes the following:
- a CDS encoding CCA tRNA nucleotidyltransferase, coding for MQRRALAVLTEMAPAAIELGEAFHAAGHELALVGGPVRDAFLGRASNDLDFATSASPDETEALLARWGDAHWDIGKEFGTIGAKRFGRGGAADDLVVEVTTYRTDEYDPTSRKPAVAFGDTLEGDLSRRDFTVNAMAVRVPEMTFVDPFDGLDDLARRVLRTPIAPERSFDDDPLRMMRAARFAAQLGFDVDGGTLAALVLMTERIEIVSAERVRDELSKLLCAASPRRGLEVLVDTGLADHVLPELPALKLEIDEHHRHKDVYEHSLTVLDQAIAQETGPDGAVPAPDLVLRLAALLHDVGKPPTRRFEPGGGVSFHHHEVVGAKMVAKRLKALRYDKQVVKDVARLVELHLRFHGYGDGAWTDSAVRRYVTDAGPLLERLHRLTRADCTTRNRRKAQRLRESYDDLERRIAALQEKEELDAVRPDLDGQQIMAILGIRPGPVVGKAYKHLLELRLDRGPVDEETARADLLAWWANQPESSTS